A stretch of the Medicago truncatula cultivar Jemalong A17 chromosome 5, MtrunA17r5.0-ANR, whole genome shotgun sequence genome encodes the following:
- the LOC11436464 gene encoding probable fructokinase-6, chloroplastic yields the protein MALHCGGSFTFTSVVTNPPGSVKFSQPIVKASVFPSTHSPPNVRLNFKGKTKAIPENGSPETKESPLVVCFGEMLIDFVPTVSGLSLADAPAFKKAPGGAPANVAVGISRLGGSSAFIGKVGEDEFGYMLADILKENNVNSQGMRFDPGARTALAFVTLRSDGEREFMFYRNPSADMLLQEDELDLDLITKAKIFHYGSISLITEPCKSAHIAAAKAAKEAGVFLSYDPNLRLPLWPSADSAREGILSIWETADIIKISEEEISFLTNGEDPYDDAVVRKLFHPNLKLLLVTEGAEGCRYYTKEFSGRVTGMKVDAVDTTGAGDAFVAGILSQLATDLSLLQKEEQLRESLRFANACGALTVTERGAIPALPTKETVLNALLKPVS from the exons ATGGCTCTTCACTGTGGTGGTTCTTTCACCTTCACGAGTGTGGTTACTAACCCTCCAGGTTCTGTAAAATTCAGCCAACCCATTGTTAAAGCTTCGGTTTTTCCTTCAACTCATTCTCCTCCTAATGTTCGGTTGAATTTTAAAG GAAAGACAAAGGCAATACCTGAAAATGGGAGCCCTGAAACAAAGGAATCGCCTCTGGTTGTTTGTTTCGGAGAAATGCTCATTGATTTTGTCCCAACTGTTAGTGGCCTTTCTTTGGCTGACGCACCAGCATTTAAAAAGGCTCCAGGTGGTGCTCCTGCTAATGTTGCTGTAGGCATATCCCGATTAGGAGGTTCATCGGCTTTTATTGGAAAG GTTGGTGAGGATGAATTCGGATATATGCTTGCAGATATACTCAAGGAAAATAATGTAAACAGCCAAGGGATGCGTTTTGACCCTGGTGCACGTACCGCCTTAGCATTTGTTACCCTAAGGAGTGATGGAGAACGAGAGTTCATGTTTTATCGTAACCCCAGTGCTGATATGCTTCTCCAAGAAGATGAACTAGACTTGGACTTAATCACAAAG GCCAAGATCTTTCATTATGGTTCAATAAGTCTTATAACAGAACCATGCAAATCGGCACACATAGCTGCAGCAAAGGCTGCAAAAGAAGCTGGTGTATTTCTGTCTTATGACCCTAACCTGAGGCTTCCTTTATGGCCTTCTGCAGATAGTGCTAGAGAAGGAATTCTGAGTATATGGGAGACTGCAGATATCATCAAG ATTAGTGAAGAAGAGATTTCTTTTCTTACAAATGGTGAAGACCCATACGATGATGCTGTTGTTCGAAAACTTTTCCATCCAAACCTCAAGCTACTCCTTGTTACTGAAGGTGCAGAAGGCTGCAGGTATTACACCAAG GAATTCAGTGGTAGAGTGACGGGAATGAAGGTGGATGCAGTTGACACCACCGGTGCTGGTGACGCTTTTGTGGCTGGAATACTATCACAATTAGCTACAGATCTTTCATTACTTCAG AAAGAGGAACAATTGAGAGAATCTCTCAGGTTTGCCAATGCTTGTGGTGCATTGACTGTGACTGAGAGAGGTGCAATACCAGCATTGCCCACAAAGGAAACTGTTCTGAATGCCCTGCTTAAACCTGTATCATAA
- the LOC11436926 gene encoding polcalcin Nic t 1 — MAEDPQDVADRERIFKRFDANGDGKISSAELGEALETLGSVTGDEVKRMMEEIDTDGDGFISYDEFTEFAKANRGLVKDVAKIF; from the coding sequence ATGGCTGAAGATCCACAAGATGTCGCTGACCGCGAGCGTATTTTCAAGCGCTTTGATGCCAACGGCGATGGCAAAATCTCCTCCGCTGAGCTAGGAGAAGCATTAGAAACACTTGGATCAGTCACCGGAGATGAAGTGAAGAGAATGATGGAAGAGATTGATACTGATGGCGACGGATTCATTTCTTATGATGAGTTCACTGAATTCGCAAAAGCCAACCGTGGTCTAGTCAAAGATGTCGCCAagattttttaa
- the LOC11430114 gene encoding uncharacterized protein, whose protein sequence is MASSSSAPQNRASVSPELPPQLPPVPMFKNNLIQFALKSNMKHPEFFSRNEGSIQAPAYRSSVMVDGLVFTSQLTFFHRKAAEQEVARFALEYLTKKVKDEAYSIMSEAVTFCKTVLNEYASKLSIQLPTYKSVEYKEVIPYFVCTLDLNGTSYTGDAARRKKDAVELAARAAILSILGNSNSGVLLAQIIKTKAKLFDSTKPKALQPTCDSVLVLPEESSERSSLLLQLFGAKDKDVADPVGNDNTLQHTRDSVIVSPMGNSAHSGGHIQVLDDKDKETDVANPVGDSTLQPTRDSVIVSPMGYSAHSGGHLQLLDDKEKDKGVADPVGNDNTLQATRDSVIVSPMENSAHSGGHLQLFGAKGKVVTDPMGNDNINEIEMACPESGPIISTSQQPEMQTHEPTPEAAKSSNEPEQPSVALPIDTGVSVKRRRRLKYKANKKARMEAELKALNGSSCVAQ, encoded by the exons atggcttcttcatcTTCTGCTCCGCAGAATCGAGCTTCAGTTTCACCTGAACTTCCTCCACAACTCCCCCCTGTTC caatgtttaaaaataatttgatacaaTTTGCTTTGAAGTCAAACATGAAACATCCTGAGTTTTTTTCGCGCAACGAGGGATCAATCCAGGCACCTGCGTATAGATCAAGTGTGATGGTGGATGGGTTGGTTTTCACTTCGCAACTTACTTTCTTCCATCGAAAAGCTGCTGAACAAGAAGTTGCTCGATTCGCGCTGGAGTACCTTACCAAGAAGGTTAAAGACGAGGCATACTCTATTATGAGCGAG GCAGTTACATTTTGCAAGACCGTGCTGAATGAGTATGCTTCGAAGCTGAGTATACAACTACCTACATATAAGTCTGTGGAGTACAAAGAGGTGATTCCATATTTTGTATGTACTTTGGATTTGAATGGTACAAGTTACACTGGAGATGCagctagaagaaaaaaagatgcaGTGGAATTAGCAGCTCGTGCCGCTATTCTTTCAATCCTCG GTAACTCTAACTCGGGGGTTTTGCTTGCTCAGATAATCAAGACAAAAGCTAAACTCTTTGATTCCACCAAACCAAAGGCCTTGCAACCTACATGTGATAGTGTACTTGTCTTACCCGAGGAATCTTCTGAACGTTCTTCTTTGCTTCTTCAGCTATTTGGTGCTAAAGACAAGGATGTTGCTGATCCTGTCGGTAATGATAATACCTTGCAACATACTAGGGATAGTGTAATTGTCTCACCCATGGGAAATTCTGCACATTCTGGTGGGCATATTCAGGTACTCGATGATAAAGACAAGGAAACAGATGTTGCTAATCCTGTGGGTGATAGTACCTTGCAACCTACTCGGGATAGTGTAATTGTCTCACCCATGGGATATTCTGCACATTCTGGTGGGCATCTTCAGCTATTGGATGATAAAGAGAAGGACAAGGGTGTTGCTGATCCTGTGGGTAATGATAATACTTTGCAAGCTACTCGTGATAGTGTAATTGTCTCACCCATGGAAAATTCTGCACATTCTGGTGGGCATCTTCAGCTATTCGGTGCTAAAGGCAAGGTGGTTACTGATCCTATGGGTAATGATAATATTAATGAGATTGAAATGGCATGTCCTGAGTCTGGCCCAATTATTTCCACATCTCAACAGCCTGAGATGCAAACACATGAACCAACACCTGAAGCTGCAAAGTCTTCAAATGAGCCTGAGCAACCAAGTGTTGCACTTCCTATTGATACTGGTGTGAGTGTAAAAAGGCGTCGAAGGCTAAAATACAAGGCTAACAAGAAGGCAAGGATGGAAGCTGA GTTAAAAGCTTTGAATGGTAGTTCTTGTGTGGCACAGTAG
- the LOC11426918 gene encoding putative transcription factor bHLH086 — protein MALANNNILHCVFDETTMEINSVMSHKKSMIEEEDGSQSTNGLSNDSASASAITNSPTLCRKSHVYNNNTSYELEEESLINFKGNDEYYNNLMQGSESLLSFQHSWMVSNENNLQQWNNASPKSTTNLCMVQGFNSFETSSGSYGSMFNSVKEKQNGESSCGWLYSEPNVPCDDDDDDDSLIKESETHESVLKKRSSMGGNMQPTNAKKPCTAASKKEKHKSNPSKDPQSVAAKNRRERISERLKILQELVPNGSKVDLVTMLEKAISYVKFLQLQVKVLAADEFWPVNGGKAPDIGQVKQAIDAILSSQR, from the exons ATGGCACTAGCCAACAACAACATTCTACATTGTGTTTTTGATGAGACTACTATGGAGATTAACTCTGTAATGTCTCATAAAAAATCTatgattgaagaagaagatggttCACAAAGCACTAATGGACTAAGCAATGATTCAGCTTCAGCTTCTGCCATTACAAATTCTCCTACTCTTTGCAGAAAAAGCCATGTTTATAACAACAATACAAGTTATGAACTTGAAGAAGAGTCTTTGATTAATTTCAAAGGCAATGATGAGTATTACAACAACCTCATGCAAGGTAGTGAATCATTGCTTAGCTTTCAGCATAGTTGGATGGTTTCCAATGAGAATAATTTGCAGCAATGGAATAATGCTAGTCCTAAAAGTACCACAAATTTGTGCATGGTGCAAGGTTTTAATAGCTTTGAAACTTCAAGTGGTAGCTATGGATCCATGTTCAATAGTGTAAAAGAGAAGCAAAATGGTGAAAGTTCATGTGGATGGCTATACTCTGAACCAAATGTTCCTTGtgatgatgacgatgatgatgatagCTTAATAAAAGAGTCGGAAACACATGAATCCGTCTTGAAGAAGCGATCTTCTATG GGGGGGAACATGCAGCCTACCAATGCCAAGAAGCCATGCACAGCTGCaagtaagaaagaaaaacataagtCAAATCCATCCAAGGATCCTCAAAGTGTTGCTGCCAAG aatagaagagagagaataagtgAGAGGCTCAAGATCCTACAAGAACTTGTGCCAAACGGTTCCAAG GTTGATTTGGTTACCATGTTGGAGAAAGCAATTAGTTATGTGAAGTTTCTTCAGTTGCAAGTGAAG GTGTTGGCAGCTGATGAATTTTGGCCTGTCAATGGTGGAAAAGCTCCTGACATTGGTCAAGTAAAACAAGCAATTGATGCAATTCTTTCATCTCAAAGATGA